The Eurosta solidaginis isolate ZX-2024a chromosome 4, ASM4086904v1, whole genome shotgun sequence genome includes a window with the following:
- the LOC137249879 gene encoding kelch-like protein 1 yields MANSNTNINGTDKQIIDKSWKKFDLFLNNEKYIDVTFLWKNNEKRIGAHRIVLAASSIYFDKLFNTDRGKAAEIYMENIAPEPFSLLIKYCYSGTLCPNKQNAHTLLTTAAILKLDEAADICVAFLKGSNKGPQRVPRVNPSIIGANLRTIKTTLTPTMSMTTKYSILAVQKCDAQKDNESRAYRSNQGDKRWLQHGIITRTKKFSDIAYSERRLIYVGGCLDDGAPTNKVDAYNLETQKWKELAPMKSCRANVCVVTVKGFIYAIGGYDRDQENPLKTIEKYDIRTGQWSSVPDMSRARRNATAVAVGDLIYVLGGFGKDWNLLKSVECFNVITSSWSDCADMHSKRFCCGASTLNGWIYAIGSGNIPPYSRDVECYNPKTNKWTRIAPLEVARHGVSGITINGQLLAVGGSLLNYYKGFVDVYNPAENRWTKAVPLPSGGYYKCFVVPTDELVKMESSRKRSVSLNRA; encoded by the exons ATGGCGAATTCAAATACCAATATTAACGGAACGGATAAACAAATTATTGACAAAAGTTGGAAGAAATTTGATTTGTTCCTTAACAATGAAAAATATATTGACGTGACGTTTTTGTGGAAGAATAATGAAAAGCG CATTGGAGCCCATCGCATCGTTTTGGCCGCTTCAAGTATTTATTTCGATAAACTTTTCAACACCGATAGAGGCAAAGCAGCAGAAATCTATATGGAAAATATAGCTCCAGAACCCTTTTCATTGCTCATAAAATATTGCTACTCGGGCACACTCTGTCCCAATAAACAAAATGCACACACTTTGCTGACTACAGCAGCAATATTGAAATTGGATGAAGCTGCCGATATATGCGTTGCTTTTTTGAAGGGATCAAACAAAGGACCGCAGCGTGTACCGAGGGTTAATCCGTCAATTATTGGAGCAAATTTAAGAACAATTAAAACGACATTAACACCTACGATGAGTATGACTACGAAATACTCTATTTTGGCAGTACAAAAGTGCGACGCACAAAAG GATAATGAGAGCCGCGCTTACCGTTCTAACCAGGGCGATAAAAGATGGTTACAACATGGTATTATCACTCgcaccaaaaaattctctgacaTAGCATATTCGGAGAGAAGACTAATTTATGTTGGCGGTTGTTTGGACGATGGTGCGCCAACGAATAAGGTTGATGCTTATAATTTAGAAACACAAAAGTGGAAGGAGTTGGCGCCAATGAAAAGCTGTAGAGCAAATGTGTGCGTCGTCACAGTCAAGGGTTTCATTTACGCAATCGGTGGTTATGATAGAGATCAAGAGAATCCGCTCAAAACTATAGAGAA ATATGACATTCGTACTGGGCAATGGAGTTCAGTACCAGATATGTCTCGTGCACGGCGTAACGCCACTGCTGTTGCAGTTGGTGATCTCATATACGTACTTGGCGGTTTTGGCAAAGATTGGAACTTATTAAAATCAGTTGAGTGTTTTAATGTGATCACATCCAGCTGGAGTGATTGTGCTGATATGCACAGCAAACGTTTTTGTTGCGGG GCCTCCACATTGAATGGTTGGATATATGCGATAGGTTCAGGTAATATACCCCCTTACAGTCGGGACGTTGAGTGCTATAATCCGAAGACTAACAAATGGACAAGG ATAGCTCCACTGGAAGTAGCCCGTCATGGTGTTAGCGGCATTACAATAAATGGGCAACTGTTAGCTGTCGGTGGCTCACTGCTAAATTATTATAAAGGTTTCGTAGATGTTTACAATCCAGCGGAAAATAGATGGACTAAAGCTGTGCCTTTACCGAGTGGCGGTTATTACAAGTGTTTTGTTGTGCCAACTGATGAATTGGTTAAAATGGAGTCTAGCCGCAAGCGTAGCGTTTCCCTCAATCGGGCTTAA